The following proteins are encoded in a genomic region of Rhizobium sp. ZPR4:
- a CDS encoding methyl-accepting chemotaxis protein: MRFTIKLKLLLTFAVVIAMLLGTAVYSITTLGQVNDNWSDTLSGPAERLRLAQNLDIAVLQQLRQQKNMLSSASVNETKDYIAKSDAARAEFDADLAKILANTTAQDMAFWTQIKDLSANWRNADDRIRAMMLAGDTAGALHISTTDARDISTKIDNVLAQVFDSERARLKQADQDAANDYANARLILIVIASTASILAFLSAIWIILSINKGISRAVKTVQTVADGDLTEFAAITTRDEIGELLGHVNSMIERLRGVVADALSASDNVSSGSQQLSAGSEQLSQGATEQASSAEEASASMEEMAANIKQNADNAAQTEKIARQSAKDAEISGQAVDRAVNAMRTIAEKISIVQEIARQTDLLALNAAVEAARAGEHGRGFAVVASEVRKLAERSQAAAAEISSLSGETVTVATEAGDMLSRLVPDIRKTAELVAEISAACREQDIGASQINEAIQQLDKVTQQNAGASEEMSATSEELAAQAEELQASIAFFRVDQANARKAQAAHSPVHAPVHHAVSSAKAKQPPLGKAPAARPAATRADNSVAAQQARLKGFTLDMSMGGPDADDNDFRQSA; encoded by the coding sequence ATGCGCTTTACGATCAAGCTCAAACTGCTACTAACGTTTGCTGTCGTCATTGCCATGCTTCTTGGCACGGCCGTCTACAGCATCACGACCCTCGGCCAGGTCAACGACAATTGGTCCGATACGCTATCGGGTCCGGCCGAACGCCTACGGCTCGCCCAGAATCTCGATATTGCCGTCCTGCAGCAGTTGCGGCAGCAAAAGAACATGCTGTCATCCGCATCGGTCAATGAAACCAAGGACTATATTGCAAAGAGCGACGCCGCACGGGCGGAGTTCGACGCCGACCTTGCAAAGATCCTGGCCAATACCACAGCTCAGGACATGGCATTCTGGACACAGATCAAGGATCTCTCTGCCAATTGGCGCAATGCCGACGACCGTATCCGTGCCATGATGCTTGCCGGAGATACTGCCGGCGCGCTGCATATTTCAACGACGGATGCCCGCGACATAAGCACCAAAATCGACAATGTGCTTGCACAGGTCTTCGATTCCGAACGGGCGAGACTGAAACAGGCGGATCAGGATGCCGCCAACGACTATGCGAATGCACGCTTGATCCTGATCGTCATCGCCTCGACGGCATCGATCCTTGCATTTCTTTCGGCAATCTGGATCATCCTCTCGATCAACAAGGGTATCAGCCGCGCAGTTAAGACCGTCCAGACCGTCGCCGATGGCGATCTGACCGAATTCGCGGCAATCACGACCAGGGACGAGATCGGCGAGCTTTTGGGCCACGTCAACTCGATGATCGAGCGGCTGCGCGGCGTGGTTGCCGATGCGCTCTCGGCCTCCGACAACGTCTCGTCCGGCAGCCAGCAGCTGTCTGCAGGTTCCGAGCAGCTGTCGCAGGGCGCGACCGAACAGGCTTCTTCCGCCGAAGAAGCTTCCGCCTCGATGGAAGAGATGGCCGCCAATATCAAGCAGAATGCCGACAATGCGGCCCAGACCGAAAAGATCGCCCGTCAGTCGGCCAAGGATGCCGAGATCAGCGGCCAGGCTGTCGATCGTGCCGTCAACGCCATGCGCACCATCGCCGAGAAGATCTCGATCGTGCAGGAGATCGCCCGTCAGACCGATCTGCTTGCCTTGAACGCCGCCGTCGAGGCGGCACGTGCCGGCGAGCATGGCCGCGGCTTTGCCGTCGTCGCCTCCGAAGTGCGCAAGCTGGCCGAACGCAGCCAGGCGGCAGCAGCCGAGATCTCTAGCCTCTCGGGCGAAACCGTCACGGTCGCGACCGAGGCCGGCGACATGCTTTCGCGCCTCGTTCCCGACATCCGCAAAACAGCCGAGCTGGTGGCCGAGATCTCGGCTGCCTGCCGAGAGCAGGATATCGGTGCCTCACAGATCAACGAGGCGATCCAGCAGCTCGACAAGGTGACGCAGCAGAATGCCGGCGCATCCGAAGAGATGTCGGCAACTTCGGAAGAACTAGCCGCCCAGGCTGAGGAGCTGCAAGCCTCCATCGCCTTCTTCCGCGTCGATCAGGCCAATGCCCGCAAGGCCCAGGCCGCCCATAGCCCGGTCCACGCTCCTGTCCATCACGCCGTCAGCTCGGCCAAGGCCAAGCAGCCACCACTCGGCAAGGCACCGGCTGCTAGACCCGCCGCTACACGCGCTGACAACAGCGTCGCTGCACAGCAGGCTCGTCTCAAGGGCTTCACCCTCGACATGTCCATGGGTGGGCCGGATGCCGATGACAATGATTTTCGCCAGAGCGCCTGA
- a CDS encoding chemotaxis protein CheW — MAATSTEAQYVTFGLGDECFAVPVTVVREILDHQDAFRIPHGPDYLLGLRDVRGQGVPVIDLRLRLGMSATTKTPHTRILVIDIPTAEKILTLGLVADRVFEVTSFKHESIESAPDIGVRWPSEYIAGVVRRDGGFVVIIDLAKLFSSTDKVSLMDVGTGLRASELAAV, encoded by the coding sequence ATGGCTGCAACCAGCACCGAAGCGCAATATGTGACGTTCGGTCTCGGCGACGAATGCTTTGCCGTGCCCGTCACGGTGGTCCGGGAAATCCTGGACCATCAGGACGCCTTTCGCATTCCGCACGGGCCGGACTATCTGCTCGGCCTGCGTGATGTGCGCGGCCAGGGCGTGCCGGTCATCGATCTGCGTCTGCGCCTGGGCATGTCGGCCACGACGAAGACGCCGCATACGCGGATCCTTGTGATCGACATCCCGACCGCCGAAAAGATCCTGACCCTCGGTCTCGTCGCCGATCGCGTTTTCGAGGTCACATCCTTCAAGCATGAATCGATCGAAAGCGCCCCCGATATCGGGGTGCGCTGGCCATCCGAATACATTGCCGGCGTCGTGCGCCGCGATGGCGGGTTCGTTGTCATCATCGATCTCGCAAAGCTCTTCTCATCGACCGACAAGGTGTCGCTGATGGACGTGGGGACGGGCCTGAGAGCCTCCGAATTGGCCGCTGTTTGA
- a CDS encoding methyl-accepting chemotaxis protein — translation MRFTIKLKLALAFGLLIVMSTGMSVLAIMSLSSLNSAITDIVQGPANNLRNSGDLSTAVLDAIRNEKNAILNTDPQAIGGYIDAVHEKQATIDQLVRTLAQDPAISDKVAEFSKQYPAWKQIDDQILKLATENTDESNRKAGALSMGEGRKASDLLQDALESLNKAILADLHATDLATNDQYAFARNLLLTTLAVMFVLSTAVAIWIALGINRGLKKIQAVAEGVAIGDLDQDIEIKTNDEIKDLVNTINVMTSNLRNTATIADQIANGDLTVKPKPMSEKDTLGMSLQSMVERLRGVVADALSASDNVSSGSQQLSAGSEQLSQGATEQASSAEEASASMEEMAANIKQNADNAAQTEKIARQSAKDAEISGQAVDRAVNAMRTIAEKISIVQEIARQTDLLALNAAVEAARAGEHGRGFAVVASEVRKLAERSQAAAAEISSLSGETVTVATEAGDMLSRLVPDIRKTAELVAEISAACREQDIGASQINEAIQQLDKVTQQNAGASEEMSATSEELAAQAEELQASIAFFRVDQANARKAQAAHSPVHHAANPVKTKPAVKAPATRAPAARTDNSVTAQQARLKGFTLDMSMGGPDADDNDFRESA, via the coding sequence ATGCGCTTCACCATCAAACTCAAACTGGCCCTTGCCTTCGGCCTGCTGATCGTCATGTCGACCGGCATGTCGGTCCTCGCAATCATGAGCCTGTCCTCCCTCAATTCCGCCATCACCGACATCGTTCAGGGACCGGCCAACAATCTGCGCAATTCCGGTGACCTCTCCACCGCCGTGCTGGATGCCATCCGCAACGAAAAGAACGCCATCCTCAACACCGATCCGCAGGCGATCGGCGGTTATATCGACGCCGTTCACGAGAAACAGGCGACGATCGATCAGCTCGTCCGGACGCTGGCGCAAGATCCGGCGATTTCAGATAAGGTTGCCGAGTTCTCCAAGCAGTATCCGGCCTGGAAGCAGATCGACGATCAGATTCTGAAGCTTGCGACTGAGAATACCGACGAAAGCAACCGCAAGGCCGGTGCCCTCTCCATGGGCGAGGGACGCAAGGCAAGCGACCTGCTCCAGGATGCCCTTGAGAGCCTCAACAAAGCAATCCTCGCTGATCTGCACGCGACCGATCTTGCGACCAACGACCAGTATGCTTTTGCACGAAATCTCCTGCTGACGACGCTCGCGGTCATGTTCGTGCTGTCGACCGCCGTCGCCATCTGGATCGCGCTCGGCATCAATCGAGGCCTGAAGAAAATCCAGGCTGTCGCTGAAGGTGTTGCCATCGGCGATCTCGATCAGGATATCGAGATCAAGACCAATGACGAAATCAAGGATCTGGTCAACACGATCAACGTCATGACCAGCAACCTGCGCAATACCGCAACGATCGCCGACCAGATCGCCAATGGCGACCTGACGGTGAAGCCGAAGCCGATGTCGGAGAAGGATACGCTTGGCATGTCGCTGCAGTCGATGGTCGAGCGGCTGCGCGGCGTGGTTGCCGATGCGCTGTCGGCCTCCGACAACGTCTCGTCCGGCAGCCAGCAGCTGTCTGCAGGCTCCGAGCAGCTGTCGCAGGGCGCGACCGAACAGGCATCGTCCGCCGAAGAAGCCTCTGCCTCGATGGAAGAGATGGCCGCCAATATCAAGCAGAATGCCGACAATGCGGCCCAGACCGAAAAGATCGCCCGTCAGTCGGCCAAGGATGCCGAGATCAGCGGCCAGGCTGTCGATCGTGCCGTCAACGCCATGCGCACCATCGCCGAGAAGATCTCGATCGTGCAGGAGATCGCCCGTCAGACCGATCTGCTTGCCTTGAACGCCGCCGTCGAGGCGGCACGTGCCGGCGAGCATGGCCGCGGCTTTGCCGTCGTCGCCTCCGAAGTGCGCAAGCTGGCCGAACGCAGCCAGGCGGCAGCAGCCGAGATCTCTAGCCTCTCGGGCGAAACCGTCACGGTCGCGACCGAGGCCGGCGACATGCTTTCGCGCCTCGTTCCCGACATCCGCAAAACAGCCGAGCTGGTGGCCGAGATCTCGGCTGCCTGCCGAGAGCAGGATATCGGTGCCTCACAGATCAACGAGGCGATCCAGCAGCTCGACAAGGTGACGCAGCAGAATGCCGGCGCATCCGAAGAGATGTCGGCAACTTCGGAAGAACTAGCCGCCCAGGCTGAGGAGCTGCAAGCCTCCATCGCCTTCTTCCGCGTCGATCAGGCCAATGCCCGCAAGGCCCAGGCCGCCCATAGCCCGGTCCATCATGCAGCCAACCCGGTCAAGACCAAACCTGCCGTCAAGGCGCCAGCTACCCGAGCTCCGGCGGCGCGCACCGACAACAGCGTCACTGCACAGCAGGCCCGCCTCAAGGGTTTTACCCTCGACATGTCCATGGGTGGGCCCGATGCGGATGACAACGACTTCAGGGAGAGCGCGTAA
- a CDS encoding CheR family methyltransferase, with product MALQDVRDYGDNGLSRRNFDQLARYIYDYSGIKMPPGKRTMLEGRLRRRLRATGIGDLDDYCDYLFKRGGIDREAIHLIDAVTTNKTDFFREPKHFEHLENSAVPELLAAGHGRLRIWSAACSIGAEPYTIAMVMEDYRDAHGTPEYSILATDLSTDVLRAARRGVYPAGMIDPVDRPRRLRYVMEARDPERGEVRIHPKLRSRIGFGRLNLMDRAYEIGDKVHIVFCRNVLIYFDKPTQEKVLSRLCEKLVTGGFLYVGHSETISGLNLPVKQVANTVFRKV from the coding sequence GTGGCGTTGCAGGATGTAAGAGACTACGGAGACAATGGGCTGAGCCGGCGGAACTTCGATCAGCTCGCCCGATATATCTATGACTATAGCGGCATCAAGATGCCTCCGGGCAAACGGACGATGCTGGAAGGGCGATTGCGCCGCCGGCTGCGGGCGACCGGAATCGGCGACCTCGACGATTACTGCGACTATCTGTTCAAGCGCGGCGGCATCGATCGCGAAGCGATCCACCTGATCGATGCGGTCACGACCAACAAGACGGACTTCTTTCGCGAGCCGAAGCATTTCGAACATCTCGAGAACTCTGCCGTACCCGAGCTTCTCGCTGCGGGACACGGCCGCCTTAGGATCTGGAGTGCCGCCTGCTCCATCGGCGCGGAGCCCTACACGATCGCCATGGTCATGGAAGATTATCGCGACGCCCACGGCACCCCTGAATACAGCATCCTTGCCACGGATCTGTCGACCGATGTTCTTCGGGCGGCGCGCAGGGGTGTCTATCCCGCCGGGATGATCGACCCCGTCGATCGGCCGCGGCGTTTGCGCTACGTCATGGAAGCGCGCGACCCCGAGCGCGGCGAAGTTCGCATTCATCCCAAGCTGCGCTCAAGGATCGGCTTTGGCCGCCTCAATCTCATGGATCGCGCCTATGAGATCGGCGACAAGGTTCATATCGTCTTCTGCCGCAACGTTCTGATCTATTTCGACAAGCCGACGCAGGAGAAGGTTCTCTCCAGGCTTTGCGAGAAACTGGTGACAGGCGGCTTCCTCTATGTCGGCCATTCCGAGACGATCAGCGGGCTCAATCTGCCGGTCAAGCAGGTCGCCAACACGGTCTTCAGAAAGGTCTGA
- a CDS encoding chemotaxis response regulator protein-glutamate methylesterase, whose protein sequence is MARKIRVLIVDDSASVRQVMTQVLSADPDIEVMGVASDPFMAAKKIQEEIPDVITLDVEMPRMDGITFLRKLMAQRPIPVVMCSSLTEAGSETLMQALEAGAVDIILKPKIAAADHLAETADMIREAVKGAAAARLGGTRRRIVTPAEPTAKLTADAVLPPPSGRAMAKTTEMIVCVGASTGGTEALREMLVALPANTPGMVIVQHMPEKFTAAFAKRLNSLCEVEVKEAEHGDAVLRGHVLIAPGGKHMLLERQGARYVVAIKDGPLVSRHRPSVDVLFRSAARSAAGNAMGVIMTGMGDDGARGMKEMHDAGAFTVAQDEESSVVFGMPKEAIAHGGVDRTVGLDQIAREILAADKRH, encoded by the coding sequence ATGGCCAGGAAGATCCGCGTGCTCATCGTCGACGATTCCGCCAGTGTCCGGCAGGTCATGACGCAGGTGCTGTCGGCCGATCCGGATATCGAGGTCATGGGCGTCGCGTCAGACCCCTTCATGGCAGCAAAGAAGATCCAGGAAGAAATCCCTGATGTCATTACTCTCGATGTCGAAATGCCGCGCATGGATGGCATCACCTTCCTGCGCAAACTGATGGCACAACGGCCGATCCCGGTCGTCATGTGCTCCTCACTCACCGAAGCAGGTTCGGAAACCTTGATGCAGGCGCTGGAGGCCGGCGCCGTCGATATCATCCTCAAGCCCAAGATCGCCGCCGCCGACCATCTGGCGGAAACGGCTGACATGATCCGCGAAGCGGTCAAGGGTGCCGCTGCAGCACGGCTCGGCGGCACTCGCCGCCGGATCGTCACTCCAGCCGAGCCGACGGCCAAGCTGACCGCCGACGCAGTTCTGCCGCCGCCAAGCGGCAGAGCCATGGCCAAGACGACGGAGATGATCGTCTGCGTTGGAGCCTCCACGGGCGGCACGGAAGCCCTGCGCGAAATGCTCGTGGCGCTTCCGGCCAATACGCCCGGCATGGTCATCGTGCAGCACATGCCGGAAAAATTCACGGCGGCTTTCGCCAAGCGTCTCAACAGCCTTTGCGAAGTTGAGGTGAAAGAGGCCGAACATGGCGATGCGGTCTTGCGCGGCCATGTGCTGATCGCCCCCGGCGGCAAGCACATGCTGCTGGAACGACAGGGCGCTCGCTATGTCGTCGCGATCAAGGACGGCCCCCTCGTTTCACGGCATCGACCCTCCGTCGACGTACTCTTCCGCTCGGCGGCGCGCTCGGCAGCGGGAAACGCCATGGGCGTCATCATGACCGGCATGGGTGACGACGGTGCACGCGGCATGAAGGAAATGCACGATGCCGGCGCCTTCACCGTTGCACAGGATGAGGAAAGCTCCGTCGTCTTCGGCATGCCGAAGGAAGCGATCGCCCATGGCGGTGTCGACAGAACCGTCGGGCTGGATCAGATCGCCCGCGAAATCCTGGCGGCTGATAAACGGCATTGA
- a CDS encoding chemotaxis protein CheW, translating to MIEADVKSDHRAIWKGADELSVLTFSLNGETFAIEAVVVQEILDLLPETSVPGSLPFVGSVINFRGKVIPLADIRIAFGMEAANVTIDSRIVVTELELDGETTLIGIRTDKVHEVTQLSQTASEPPPVIGMRWRTDYIHALVKRGGEFIILPNLQAIFSSQRAVAVRATA from the coding sequence ATGATCGAAGCAGACGTAAAATCGGACCATCGCGCCATCTGGAAAGGCGCCGACGAGCTTTCGGTGCTCACCTTCAGCCTCAATGGCGAGACCTTTGCCATCGAAGCAGTCGTCGTTCAGGAGATCCTCGATCTTCTGCCGGAGACCAGCGTTCCCGGCAGTCTGCCCTTCGTCGGCAGCGTGATCAACTTCCGCGGCAAGGTCATTCCGCTCGCCGATATCCGCATCGCCTTCGGCATGGAGGCGGCCAATGTCACCATCGACAGCCGCATCGTCGTCACCGAACTCGAACTGGACGGCGAGACGACCCTGATCGGCATTCGCACCGACAAGGTGCACGAGGTGACGCAGCTTTCGCAGACGGCGAGCGAACCGCCGCCGGTCATCGGCATGCGCTGGCGCACCGACTATATCCATGCCCTCGTGAAACGCGGCGGCGAATTTATCATCCTGCCGAACCTCCAGGCGATCTTCTCGTCGCAGCGGGCGGTTGCGGTCAGAGCAACAGCATGA
- a CDS encoding ParA family protein has product MAVLTFANTKGGAGKTTAVVIVACELARMGFSVAILDADPQLWISKWHERLGERAPSSLSVIPYVTAANLGQHARKLRDEVDFLLIDLPGARSPLLAQALGYSNYVLIPVQGSAMDAEGATNVIELLQYLEDRADIRIPHSVVLTRVNPMVTTRALHSVKELLSSRRVHVLSTPIIERAAYREVFGYGQTLYSIDPETVSNLDKAQQNAQTFAQEVLRRILPYTEQAKTGAFKLSA; this is encoded by the coding sequence ATGGCCGTTTTGACCTTTGCCAACACCAAGGGCGGCGCTGGCAAGACCACTGCCGTCGTCATCGTCGCTTGTGAACTCGCACGGATGGGCTTTTCGGTAGCCATCCTCGATGCCGACCCGCAATTGTGGATATCCAAATGGCATGAGCGGCTGGGCGAAAGAGCACCTTCTTCGCTTTCCGTCATTCCCTACGTGACGGCGGCCAATCTCGGCCAGCATGCGCGCAAGCTTCGCGACGAGGTCGATTTCCTGCTCATAGACCTGCCCGGCGCCCGCAGTCCGCTTCTTGCACAGGCACTCGGCTATTCGAATTATGTGCTCATTCCCGTGCAAGGTTCGGCCATGGATGCGGAGGGCGCCACCAACGTCATCGAGCTTCTGCAGTATCTGGAGGATCGGGCCGATATCCGCATCCCGCATTCGGTGGTTTTGACACGCGTCAACCCGATGGTCACCACGCGCGCACTGCACTCTGTAAAAGAGCTGCTGTCGAGCCGCCGCGTCCATGTGCTGTCCACACCCATCATCGAGCGCGCCGCCTATCGCGAAGTCTTCGGCTACGGCCAGACCCTTTATTCGATCGATCCAGAAACGGTGAGCAATCTCGACAAGGCGCAGCAGAACGCTCAGACGTTTGCTCAGGAGGTTCTGCGCCGCATTCTGCCCTATACCGAACAGGCGAAAACCGGCGCGTTCAAGCTCTCGGCCTGA